The Starkeya sp. ORNL1 DNA window ATCCGATCATCCTGGTGTTCTGCTGCATCGGCGTGTTCAGCCTGAACAACTCGACCTTCGACGTCTACTGCATGGCGCTGTTCGGCCTTGTCGGCTACGTGTTCCGCCGGCTTGGCGCGGAACCGGCGCCGATGCTGCTCGCCTTCATCCTCGGCCCGATGATGGAGGAATATTCCCGCCGCGCGATGCTGCTGTCGCATGGCGATCCGATGATCTTCATCACCAGCCCGATCAGCGGCGCAATGCTGCTGGCGGCTGTCGTGCTGATCATTATTGTGCTGCTGCCGACCATCAGCCGCGGCCGCGTCGAGGCGTTCCAGGAGGAAGCCTGACACCAGCGGCTCGGTTCAATCGTTCAGGGGGTTCTTCGTGAAGCTGGAAGTCGCTCAATCGATCCTTGCCGGCGTGCTCGCGGATGCGGGTGCGCGCGGTTTCAATCCGCTCGCCGTGGCGGTGCTCGACGCGCGGGGCGCAGTGCGTGCGCTCGCCGCGCAGGACGGCACCAGCACCAAGCGCGCCGAGATCGCCATGGGCAAGGCCAATGCCGCCATCTCGATGGGCCTCGGCACCCGCGACATCGCCAAGCGCCCGCCGCATTTCCTGGCGGCGGTGACCCATGCGGTCGGGGGCCTGTTCGTGCCGGTGCCCGGCGGCGTACTGGTCAAGGACGCGGCAGGAGAGATCCTCGGCGCGGTGGGCGTATCGGGCGAGACCTCGGACAATGACGAGATCGTGGCCGTCGCGGGCATCACCGGCCAGGGGCTGGTGGCGGATACGGGGGCGTAAAGAAGTCTTGACGTCATCCCGGAACGGCCGCAAGGCCGTATCCGGGATCGCGTGACGCACTCTACGGGCACGCGATCCCGGCTCTCGCTACGCTCGGCCGGGATGACGACATACCAATGATCACCGCGTCGCGACGATGAACAGGCGCGGGAAGGCCAGCAGCACCTTGCCGTCCGGCTGGCGCGGATAGCGCTCGGTGATGAGCCGCGTATAGGCCTCCAGGAAGGTCGGGCGCTCGTCCTCGTCCAGCTTGCCGAGCAGGGGGCGCAGCGCCGAGCCCTTGAACCATTCGACGATCGCCTCAGGGCTGTCCATCACATGGTGATAGACGGTGCGCCAGATGTCGATCTGCGAGCAGATCGGCGACAGCAGGGCGTAATAGCCGGCCGGCGACAGCAGGTCGTCGCGAATGCGGGCCGCTTCGAGCCGGCTTGACCATGGCCCGGCGGCGACGGTGTCGGCCATGGAGACGTGGCTCGGCTCGCCGAGATTGTCCGGCATCTGGAAGGCGACCGTGCCGCCCGGCGCGAGATGCCCGGCGAGCTTCGGCACCAGCGTCCGGTGGTCCGGCAGCCATTGCAGCACGGCATTGCCGTAGATCAGGTCATAGTCGCGGTCCGGCTGCCATTCGTCGAGCCGCGCCAGTTCGAAGCGGGTGCCGGGCAGCGCCTTGCGCGCTTCCTCCAGCATGGCCGGCGAGGAATCGAGCCCGGCTACCGCCGCGTCCGGAAAGCGCTCGACCAGCAGCGCCGTCGAATTCCCCGGGCCGCAGCCAATGTCGATCACCTCCTTGGGAGAGAAGTTCGGCACGGCATCCAGCAGGTTGCGGGCCGGCCTCGTGCGCTCGTCGCGGAACCGGAGATATTGGGTAGCTGACCAATCCATGGATCACCTGATCTCGTCACGGCTCGCGGCCGTCGACTTCGAATCCCACAAAAACAACGTGTCGAGCAATCGCTTTCCTGACGTGCCGAGAGCGATGCCCGTGCGTCAGGTATTGCACTATAACGCCATCTCGTGCAATCACGATGGTTGATCGGCGCAAAGCCGGCACGAAGCTGCGGAGGAAATTGTGAGCACCGTCGAGTCCGTGACCGCCCACCCGTTGCGGGCACCGCTGCGCAGGAAACACCACACCGCCCATGAGGCGCGCGAAGACGTCACCTTGGTGCTGGTCGAGATCCGCTCCAGCGACGGGCTGGTCGGTTACGGGCAGGTCTCATCGACGCCGATGAACGAGATCTGCAAGTGGATCGAGCGCTTCGCGGAGACCGTCATCGGCATGGATGCGCGCTCGCCGATCGGGGTCTGGGAGAAGCTGTTCTCGCTCACCGCGCCGCGGGTCGGCGGCGGCGGCCTGCCGCGTGGCGCGCGCCCGCAAATCATGAGCGCGATCGGCGGCATCGACATGGCGATGTGGGACCTGCACGGCAAGGCGGCGGGCATGCCGCTGTTCCGCCTGCTCGGTGCCGAGAACAAGCCGATCTTCACCTATGCGACCGGCGGCTATTATGTCGAAGGCGAGAAGCTCACCGCCTGCGCCGACGAGATGGCGAGCTTCGTCGATGCCGGCTTCAAGGCGGTGAAGCTCAAGACCGGCGCCGGACGGATGGACGACGAGGTCGAACGCGTGCGGGCGACGCGCGCGGCGATTGGCGACGATATCGGTCTGATGCTCGACATGAACGGCGCCTACGACCTGACCGACTGCA harbors:
- a CDS encoding heme-binding protein, with protein sequence MKLEVAQSILAGVLADAGARGFNPLAVAVLDARGAVRALAAQDGTSTKRAEIAMGKANAAISMGLGTRDIAKRPPHFLAAVTHAVGGLFVPVPGGVLVKDAAGEILGAVGVSGETSDNDEIVAVAGITGQGLVADTGA
- a CDS encoding mandelate racemase/muconate lactonizing enzyme family protein, translating into MSTVESVTAHPLRAPLRRKHHTAHEAREDVTLVLVEIRSSDGLVGYGQVSSTPMNEICKWIERFAETVIGMDARSPIGVWEKLFSLTAPRVGGGGLPRGARPQIMSAIGGIDMAMWDLHGKAAGMPLFRLLGAENKPIFTYATGGYYVEGEKLTACADEMASFVDAGFKAVKLKTGAGRMDDEVERVRATRAAIGDDIGLMLDMNGAYDLTDCIAFAKAVAPFNITWLEEPLHWYLQPVDFGRLAAASPIPLAHGEREITRFTCRDFITLGGVRYMQFDATRYGGLTEALRVAHIADHHDVLITPHHAPELHCHLVAAFPRGGYAVESHGSPYRDPLWHGMYSDRAQIKDSYVYMNEKPGFGYELDWDFINKNRA
- the tam gene encoding trans-aconitate 2-methyltransferase, producing the protein MDWSATQYLRFRDERTRPARNLLDAVPNFSPKEVIDIGCGPGNSTALLVERFPDAAVAGLDSSPAMLEEARKALPGTRFELARLDEWQPDRDYDLIYGNAVLQWLPDHRTLVPKLAGHLAPGGTVAFQMPDNLGEPSHVSMADTVAAGPWSSRLEAARIRDDLLSPAGYYALLSPICSQIDIWRTVYHHVMDSPEAIVEWFKGSALRPLLGKLDEDERPTFLEAYTRLITERYPRQPDGKVLLAFPRLFIVATR